A DNA window from Kitasatospora viridis contains the following coding sequences:
- a CDS encoding prenyltransferase/squalene oxidase repeat-containing protein, with product MSLLPNPNPNSFDPGTPGTPGTPGTPAAPADRRARIRAAIAAASEELLAAQSPDGTWTNPRPAAVSGTAGAVLALHLAGTAADRALAAHGRAWLLRVRNADGGWGTLEGFPSDTVASCMAAAALALTPSDDPLAAVAAPAVTAALARLRADGGPAAIADPTVRQLCCLVLALAGLADGSRAPRVPIELVLLPAALRRRVLSYLSPPFIALALLQSRLGAPGRLSRAALAVARPAAVRLLGEVQRQEGGVGSYGGDPWLTGLVVSALATAGAGPGGLVAAGLDYLRTTAQPDGSWHMIHGMAVERVEVTGPAFAAAALGEAGLAGHRESAAARRRLADFQQTAPFPLYACPPGGWTWSGATGWPNVLDSLAVLDLLLQGEPEAPALRSGIGWLLNRQDRRGSWSTFVRDSLVPLDGPCPYITARALQVLLGAGLPPDHPRVVRGLRWLLRRQRTDGSFPALWHRGAVPGTAAVLRLLTALGRADEAPARRARSRLLAAQLPDGSWSTGDLTEPGTADETGRAVRALAECGDTEAALRGAEWLVDRQRPDGSWEPGRTCVYIRDHVHYSDFLMAQGLALSALAACERMAGAR from the coding sequence ATGTCGCTCCTGCCGAACCCGAACCCGAACTCCTTCGATCCCGGCACCCCCGGCACCCCCGGCACCCCCGGCACCCCCGCCGCTCCCGCCGACCGCCGGGCCCGGATCCGCGCGGCGATCGCCGCCGCGAGCGAGGAGCTGCTGGCCGCGCAGTCGCCCGACGGCACCTGGACCAACCCCCGCCCCGCAGCGGTCAGCGGCACGGCCGGTGCCGTGCTCGCCCTCCACCTCGCGGGCACCGCGGCCGACCGGGCGCTGGCCGCCCACGGCCGGGCCTGGCTGCTGCGGGTCCGCAACGCCGACGGGGGCTGGGGCACCCTGGAGGGCTTCCCCTCCGACACGGTGGCCAGCTGCATGGCCGCCGCCGCGCTCGCGCTGACGCCGAGCGACGACCCGCTGGCCGCTGTGGCCGCACCGGCCGTCACCGCGGCCCTGGCCCGCCTGCGGGCCGACGGCGGCCCGGCCGCCATCGCCGATCCGACGGTCCGGCAACTCTGCTGCCTGGTCCTGGCCCTGGCCGGACTGGCCGACGGGTCGCGGGCGCCCCGGGTGCCGATCGAACTCGTCTTGCTCCCGGCGGCGCTGCGGCGCCGGGTGCTCTCCTACCTCTCGCCGCCCTTCATCGCCCTCGCCCTGCTGCAATCGCGGCTCGGCGCGCCCGGCCGGCTCTCGCGCGCCGCGCTGGCCGTGGCCCGACCGGCCGCGGTGCGGTTGCTCGGCGAGGTGCAGCGGCAGGAGGGCGGCGTCGGGTCGTACGGCGGCGACCCGTGGCTGACCGGGCTGGTGGTGAGCGCGCTGGCCACCGCCGGCGCCGGCCCGGGCGGATTGGTCGCCGCCGGGCTCGACTACCTGCGCACCACCGCACAGCCCGACGGCTCCTGGCACATGATCCACGGCATGGCGGTGGAACGGGTGGAGGTGACCGGCCCGGCCTTCGCGGCGGCCGCCCTGGGCGAGGCCGGTCTCGCCGGGCACCGCGAGTCGGCCGCCGCCAGGCGCCGGCTGGCCGACTTCCAGCAGACCGCGCCGTTCCCGCTGTACGCCTGCCCGCCCGGCGGCTGGACCTGGTCCGGCGCCACGGGGTGGCCGAACGTGCTCGACTCGCTCGCCGTCCTGGACCTGCTGCTCCAGGGCGAGCCCGAGGCCCCGGCGCTGCGCAGCGGCATCGGCTGGCTGCTCAACCGGCAGGACCGGCGCGGCTCGTGGAGCACCTTCGTGCGCGACTCGCTGGTCCCGCTGGACGGCCCCTGCCCCTACATCACCGCCCGGGCGCTCCAGGTCCTGCTCGGCGCCGGCCTGCCGCCGGACCACCCCCGGGTGGTCCGCGGACTGCGCTGGCTGCTGCGGCGACAGCGGACCGACGGGTCCTTCCCCGCGCTGTGGCACCGCGGCGCGGTGCCCGGCACCGCCGCGGTGCTGCGGCTGCTGACCGCGCTCGGCCGCGCGGACGAGGCCCCGGCCCGCCGGGCCCGCAGCCGGCTGCTCGCGGCCCAACTCCCCGACGGCTCCTGGTCCACCGGCGACCTGACCGAGCCGGGCACCGCCGACGAGACCGGCCGGGCCGTGCGCGCACTGGCCGAGTGCGGGGACACCGAGGCGGCCCTGCGCGGCGCCGAGTGGCTGGTCGACCGGCAGCGCCCGGACGGCAGTTGGGAGCCCGGCCGGACCTGCGTGTACATCCGCGACCACGTGCACTACAGCGACTTCCTGATGGCCCAGGGCCTGGCCCTGTCGGCGCTCGCGGCCTGCGAGCGGATGGCGGGCGCCCGGTGA
- a CDS encoding polyprenyl synthetase family protein: MTITAHTSHQPAPAPATLDRARELAEPLLRETVARLEPWMTRIAAYHLGWADADGNPGTFDSGKALRPALALLAAEAVGASVDAALPGAVAVELVHNFSLVHDDVMDGDRHRRGRPTVWREFGVTAAILVGDALQVLAFDLLLSRGGPAGPAAAARLAAALRELVDGQARDLRFATRPWTGPGAVTVAEYRAMAAGKTGALLAAAGAAGAVLGGAAEPATAALDAVGRELGLAFQCIDDVLGIWGDPAVTGKPVWGDLRERKRSLPVVVAASGSAAAARRLAELLAGGPETPDTRLRAAAELIEECGGRQACEREAAAALARAGAVLDAVPMVPAVRAQYAALADALLARVS; encoded by the coding sequence ATGACGATCACCGCACACACCTCCCACCAGCCCGCCCCGGCCCCGGCCACCCTGGACCGGGCCCGCGAACTCGCCGAGCCGCTGCTGCGCGAGACCGTCGCCCGGCTGGAACCCTGGATGACCAGGATCGCCGCCTACCACCTCGGTTGGGCGGACGCGGACGGCAACCCGGGGACCTTCGACTCCGGAAAGGCGCTGCGCCCGGCGCTCGCACTGCTGGCGGCCGAGGCCGTCGGTGCCTCCGTGGACGCCGCGCTGCCGGGCGCGGTCGCCGTCGAACTGGTGCACAACTTCAGCCTGGTGCACGACGACGTGATGGACGGCGACCGGCACCGCCGCGGCAGGCCGACCGTCTGGCGGGAGTTCGGCGTGACCGCGGCGATCCTGGTGGGCGACGCCCTCCAGGTGCTCGCCTTCGACCTGCTGCTCTCCCGTGGCGGTCCGGCCGGCCCGGCCGCCGCCGCCCGGCTCGCGGCGGCGCTGCGCGAACTCGTCGACGGCCAGGCTCGCGACCTGCGCTTCGCCACCCGCCCGTGGACCGGGCCCGGTGCGGTCACGGTGGCCGAGTACCGTGCCATGGCCGCGGGCAAGACCGGCGCGCTGCTCGCCGCCGCTGGGGCGGCCGGTGCCGTGCTCGGTGGCGCCGCCGAACCGGCCACCGCCGCACTCGACGCGGTGGGGCGGGAGTTGGGCCTCGCCTTCCAGTGCATCGACGACGTCCTGGGCATCTGGGGCGACCCCGCCGTCACCGGCAAGCCGGTCTGGGGCGACCTGCGGGAACGCAAGCGCAGCCTGCCCGTGGTGGTGGCCGCGAGCGGTTCCGCAGCGGCGGCCCGCCGGCTCGCGGAGCTGCTGGCCGGCGGCCCCGAAACCCCCGACACCCGGCTGCGCGCCGCTGCCGAGCTGATCGAGGAGTGCGGTGGCCGGCAGGCCTGCGAGCGCGAGGCGGCGGCCGCGCTGGCCCGCGCCGGCGCCGTGCTTGACGCCGTCCCGATGGTGCCCGCCGTCCGGGCGCAGTACGCCGCGCTCGCCGACGCCCTGCTGGCCCGGGTGAGTTGA
- a CDS encoding prenyltransferase, with amino-acid sequence MEPVESSAGRVRAFIRLGRPKFLVQSMMVVGLGVTLAVHDGHAFRPARFVLTLLFAWCTHLMTHYCNEYFDLEADRANAAPTGWTGGSRVLVSGLLRPQVSLGAAFVLLFAAVGLIAAMPTAGARAVAAVITALSWFYTAPPLRLNYRALGEAACAVVLYGLGPVLARTLQAGAPTGADLVWVGAVCALQFLRMSVMNLADIEGDRRTGKRTLAVLLRPPGLTRLYLVGQLVVAGTAFALAVTGAVPWSGALAVAATGPIAAWVARRLLAGALERSETANAVTFWASVHLPLTTCAITLSLFAGQPVRGAWPAVYGVALAAFLVWLAGAVRGNLPRRTS; translated from the coding sequence GTGGAACCCGTGGAGAGCTCAGCGGGCCGGGTCCGCGCCTTCATCCGGCTGGGCCGGCCCAAGTTCCTGGTGCAGAGCATGATGGTGGTCGGGCTGGGAGTCACCCTGGCGGTGCACGACGGCCACGCGTTCCGGCCGGCCCGCTTCGTGCTCACCCTGCTGTTCGCCTGGTGCACGCACCTGATGACGCACTACTGCAACGAGTACTTCGACCTGGAGGCGGACCGGGCGAACGCCGCGCCCACCGGGTGGACCGGCGGCAGCCGGGTGCTGGTGAGCGGGCTGCTGCGCCCGCAGGTCAGCCTCGGCGCGGCCTTCGTGCTGCTGTTCGCCGCCGTCGGGCTGATCGCCGCGATGCCGACGGCGGGTGCCCGGGCCGTCGCCGCCGTGATCACCGCGCTCTCCTGGTTCTACACGGCCCCGCCGCTGCGGCTGAACTACCGCGCGCTGGGCGAGGCCGCCTGCGCCGTGGTGCTCTACGGGTTGGGCCCGGTGCTGGCCCGGACGCTGCAGGCCGGTGCGCCGACCGGGGCCGACCTGGTCTGGGTCGGCGCCGTGTGCGCCCTGCAGTTCCTGCGGATGTCCGTGATGAACCTCGCCGACATCGAGGGTGACCGGCGCACCGGCAAGCGCACCCTCGCCGTGCTGCTCCGCCCGCCGGGCCTGACCAGGCTCTACCTGGTCGGCCAACTGGTCGTCGCCGGAACGGCGTTCGCCCTCGCGGTGACCGGGGCCGTGCCCTGGTCGGGGGCGCTCGCGGTCGCCGCGACCGGGCCGATCGCGGCCTGGGTCGCGCGGCGCCTGCTGGCCGGCGCGCTGGAACGGAGCGAGACGGCCAACGCCGTCACCTTCTGGGCCTCCGTGCACCTGCCGCTCACCACCTGCGCGATCACGCTGAGCCTGTTCGCCGGGCAGCCCGTGCGCGGCGCCTGGCCGGCCGTCTACGGCGTGGCGCTCGCCGCTTTCCTGGTGTGGCTGGCCGGCGCCGTGCGCGGCAACCTGCCGCGCCGGACCTCCTGA
- a CDS encoding acyltransferase family protein translates to MIDERSNHRSSAPVQQFPSLTGLRFLCALAVFLTHAWYVADVFRDSRIRQGVKAVLPLGMVGVSVFFVLSGFVLTWSARPQEPARAFWRRRAAKIYPNHLVVWVVLLVFVAVTGSAVTGGHGSGVPWLPALANLLLLHAWSPDPAYTAGLNIVTWSLAVEAFCYLLFPFLLRQVRRLPERWLWAAAGAAVLTVWLVAVVASLCHGGRTVPDVGVSQYEFWIPYFFPLGRLPEFVLGMLLARLARSGRAVAPGIGWSALALVLALGAGLGTLPFAFLPAAVTVVPVAALILSAAAADRAGRRTWLARPRLVRLGAESFAFYVVHWPVIMIAHWLLGGGRWSTPVAFGATGGFLLLALLVARLMHRHVELPAMGRWSRPRRPALSASVPPQRRASVTTPDRPRS, encoded by the coding sequence GTGATCGACGAGCGGTCCAACCACCGGTCGAGCGCGCCGGTCCAGCAGTTCCCCTCGCTCACCGGCCTGCGGTTCCTCTGCGCACTGGCCGTGTTCCTCACGCACGCCTGGTACGTCGCCGACGTCTTCCGGGACAGCCGGATCCGACAGGGCGTCAAGGCGGTGCTCCCGCTGGGCATGGTGGGCGTGTCGGTGTTCTTCGTGCTCAGCGGCTTCGTGCTCACCTGGTCGGCGCGCCCGCAGGAGCCGGCGCGGGCCTTCTGGCGGCGCCGGGCGGCCAAGATCTACCCCAACCACCTGGTGGTCTGGGTGGTGCTGCTGGTCTTCGTGGCAGTGACCGGATCGGCGGTGACCGGCGGCCACGGCAGCGGGGTTCCCTGGCTACCCGCCCTGGCCAACCTGCTGCTGCTGCACGCCTGGTCACCCGATCCCGCCTACACCGCCGGCCTCAACATCGTCACCTGGTCGCTGGCCGTCGAGGCGTTCTGCTACCTGCTCTTCCCGTTCCTGCTGCGGCAGGTGCGCCGGCTGCCCGAGCGGTGGCTGTGGGCGGCGGCCGGCGCGGCCGTGCTGACGGTCTGGCTGGTGGCCGTGGTCGCCTCGCTCTGCCACGGCGGGCGCACCGTGCCCGATGTCGGCGTCTCCCAGTACGAGTTCTGGATCCCGTACTTCTTCCCGCTCGGGCGGCTCCCGGAGTTCGTGCTCGGCATGCTGCTGGCCCGGCTGGCCCGGAGCGGACGCGCCGTGGCGCCCGGGATCGGGTGGTCGGCGCTGGCCCTGGTGCTCGCCCTGGGGGCCGGACTCGGCACCCTGCCGTTCGCCTTCCTGCCCGCGGCCGTCACGGTGGTACCGGTCGCCGCGCTGATCCTGTCGGCCGCCGCGGCGGACCGGGCCGGACGGCGCACCTGGCTCGCCCGACCCCGGCTGGTCCGGCTCGGCGCCGAGTCCTTCGCCTTCTACGTGGTGCACTGGCCGGTCATCATGATCGCCCACTGGCTGCTGGGCGGCGGCCGGTGGAGCACGCCGGTCGCGTTCGGCGCCACCGGAGGGTTCCTGCTGCTGGCCCTGCTGGTCGCGCGCCTGATGCACCGTCATGTCGAACTGCCCGCGATGGGCCGCTGGTCCCGTCCGCGCCGCCCGGCGCTGTCGGCCTCCGTGCCGCCGCAGCGCCGAGCCAGTGTCACCACGCCCGACCGACCGAGGAGTTGA
- the hppD gene encoding 4-hydroxyphenylpyruvate dioxygenase, with product MTDTLPSAAAPDTPVEAFPVLAVDAVEFAVGNARQAAYFYARAFGLRPVAYRGPETGSPETASYVLEAGSVRFVLTSVVRASSEYAVFLERHVAAHGDGVLDVALAVPDAARAYQLALARGARGLRAPSTARDDHGSVRTATIAAYGDTRHTFVERGGYRGRYLPGYRPLDPPGPTAPPLVTGIDHCVGNVELGRLDEWVAFYQRVLGFSTMKEFVGDDIATEYSALMSKVVADGTRTVKFPLNEPAIAKKKSQIDEYLEFYGGPGVQHIALATDDIVNTVRQMRAAGVEFLDTPDSYYDTLGEWVGETRVPIEELRELKILADRDEDGYLLQIFTKPVQDKPTVFFELIERHGSAGFGKGNFKALFEAIEREQERRGNL from the coding sequence ATGACCGACACCCTGCCGTCCGCGGCCGCACCGGACACGCCCGTCGAGGCGTTCCCGGTGCTGGCCGTGGACGCCGTCGAGTTCGCCGTCGGGAACGCCCGGCAGGCCGCGTACTTCTACGCCCGAGCGTTCGGCCTGCGGCCGGTCGCCTACCGGGGCCCCGAGACCGGCTCCCCGGAGACCGCCTCGTACGTGCTGGAGGCCGGCTCGGTCCGGTTCGTGCTCACCTCCGTGGTGCGGGCGTCCAGCGAGTACGCCGTCTTCCTGGAGCGGCACGTGGCCGCGCACGGCGACGGCGTGCTCGACGTCGCGCTCGCGGTGCCGGACGCGGCGCGGGCCTACCAACTGGCGCTCGCCCGCGGCGCCCGGGGCCTGCGGGCGCCGAGCACGGCGCGCGACGACCACGGCAGCGTGCGCACCGCGACCATCGCGGCCTACGGCGACACCCGGCACACCTTCGTGGAACGCGGCGGCTACCGCGGCCGCTACCTGCCCGGCTACCGGCCGCTCGACCCGCCGGGGCCGACCGCGCCGCCGCTGGTGACCGGGATCGACCACTGCGTGGGCAACGTGGAACTCGGGCGGTTGGACGAGTGGGTCGCCTTCTACCAGCGGGTGTTGGGCTTCAGCACCATGAAGGAGTTCGTCGGCGACGACATCGCCACCGAGTACTCGGCGCTGATGTCCAAGGTCGTGGCGGACGGCACCCGCACGGTGAAGTTCCCGCTCAACGAGCCGGCCATCGCCAAGAAGAAGTCGCAGATCGACGAGTACCTGGAGTTCTACGGCGGCCCCGGCGTGCAGCACATCGCGCTGGCGACCGACGACATCGTCAACACGGTCCGCCAGATGCGCGCGGCCGGCGTCGAGTTCCTGGACACCCCGGACAGCTACTACGACACCCTCGGCGAGTGGGTCGGCGAGACCCGGGTGCCGATCGAGGAGCTGCGCGAGCTGAAGATCCTCGCCGACCGGGACGAGGACGGCTACCTGCTGCAGATCTTCACCAAGCCGGTCCAGGACAAGCCGACCGTCTTCTTCGAGCTGATCGAGCGGCACGGCTCGGCGGGCTTCGGCAAGGGCAACTTCAAGGCGCTGTTCGAGGCGATCGAGCGCGAGCAGGAGCGCCGCGGCAACCTCTGA
- a CDS encoding AfsR/SARP family transcriptional regulator, whose product MAIAGGRQRNLLAAMLVHGGDTVSFDGLVEAVWDGRPPSGARGALHTCLARLRAQLGPAGGARIVARAPGYRLITAPGEVDLERFEAAAARGRRSAARGQWAVAYQALTEAVALHRGAPLADVASAALREAWVEPLEQRLLAVQLELVDAGLQAGRQVELLPRLTRLCQEHPLDERLHERLMLALHQDGRTVDALAAYRAARQALVRELGVEPGPVLRRLHDRILGGGPQPAHAQDPPAGAPAVVAARPAPAAARSAQPPQADRPALVGTVVPAQLPSALTDFTGRDVELERLVELLSAPVDGVAVAVISGCGGLGKSALALQAAHRVRDHYPDGQLFAALAGHSGAPRQAGEVLGSFLLALGLDQAAVPVAAGDRAALFRSLVADRRVLVVLDDAREIADVRLLLPGGPGCAVLVSSRDRLPGIAGAALLELDVLPAEQARALLAKSVGRARVEAEPDAVREILEACAGLPLAVRIVGARLAARPSWSMAHLAARLTDESSRLRELRVGDLAVAASFALSYASVREADAAHGSGLARTFRLLGLVTGPTIGLSTAGALLDQPLATVEEALESLVDAHLLEAGHPGRYRFHDLLRAYARDAAHQEESPEVRDEAVHRLLGFFRGATAAAAAQLNPGRKDLAADDEDGSGGSGGGAAERLPFPDRAAAVHWLDGERANLLAACRQAAHLGLDSFTWQLARNMAQYFRLGGHVDEYVDSHLLAVAATRRLGDRAAEFVCLANLAMPYWQSGRYPEAADALTRSHALAVELGDAGGQAACLIRLGVVHAAGGDPERAIESFRAALPVLHELGDLRDEANALANLGYTLGLVGRHDQALEVLDRAVAVSREAGERRSEGHALIGLGQTLGALDRLGEALDRLRQGLAAVRECKDLAGETEALVEMAETLRRLQVPGAALEHANRALELMRSQENRPELRATVHRTLGLIHQEGGDRRQAAEHQRLARELTERLGGPAPAATLDAVVNSASRSGS is encoded by the coding sequence GTGGCGATAGCGGGCGGGCGGCAGCGCAACCTGCTGGCGGCGATGCTGGTGCACGGGGGCGACACCGTCTCCTTCGACGGGCTGGTGGAGGCGGTGTGGGACGGCCGGCCGCCGAGCGGGGCGCGCGGCGCCCTGCACACCTGCCTGGCCCGGCTGCGGGCCCAGCTCGGACCGGCCGGCGGCGCCAGGATCGTGGCCAGAGCGCCCGGTTACCGGCTGATCACCGCACCCGGTGAGGTCGACCTGGAACGCTTCGAGGCGGCCGCGGCACGCGGCCGCCGGTCCGCCGCCCGCGGTCAATGGGCGGTCGCCTACCAAGCGTTGACGGAGGCCGTCGCACTGCACCGCGGTGCGCCGCTGGCCGACGTGGCATCGGCGGCACTGCGCGAGGCCTGGGTCGAGCCGCTGGAGCAGCGCCTGCTGGCCGTCCAACTGGAGCTGGTGGACGCCGGATTGCAGGCCGGGCGGCAGGTGGAGCTGCTGCCCCGGCTGACCCGGCTCTGCCAGGAGCACCCGCTGGACGAGCGCCTGCACGAGCGGCTGATGCTCGCGCTGCACCAGGACGGCCGCACGGTGGACGCCCTGGCCGCCTACCGTGCGGCGCGCCAGGCGCTGGTACGGGAGTTGGGGGTGGAGCCCGGCCCGGTGCTGCGCCGCCTGCACGACCGGATCCTCGGCGGCGGGCCGCAGCCGGCGCACGCGCAGGACCCGCCGGCCGGAGCGCCCGCGGTGGTCGCCGCACGGCCGGCGCCGGCGGCCGCCCGGTCCGCGCAGCCGCCGCAGGCCGACCGCCCCGCGCTGGTCGGCACCGTCGTACCGGCCCAACTGCCCTCGGCACTGACCGACTTCACCGGCCGTGACGTGGAGCTGGAGCGACTGGTGGAGCTGCTGTCCGCGCCGGTGGACGGCGTGGCGGTCGCGGTGATCTCCGGCTGCGGCGGGCTCGGCAAGAGCGCCCTGGCCCTGCAGGCCGCCCACCGGGTCCGCGACCACTACCCCGACGGGCAGCTGTTCGCCGCGCTCGCCGGGCACAGCGGCGCGCCGCGCCAGGCCGGCGAAGTGCTGGGCTCGTTCCTGCTCGCGCTGGGGCTCGACCAGGCCGCCGTGCCGGTGGCGGCTGGGGACCGGGCGGCGCTGTTCCGTAGCCTGGTGGCCGACCGCCGGGTGCTGGTGGTGCTGGACGACGCGCGCGAGATCGCCGACGTGCGGCTGCTGCTGCCGGGCGGTCCCGGCTGCGCCGTGCTGGTCAGCAGCCGGGACCGGCTCCCGGGCATCGCCGGCGCCGCACTGCTCGAACTCGACGTGCTCCCGGCCGAGCAGGCGCGCGCCCTGCTGGCCAAGTCGGTCGGCCGGGCCCGGGTGGAGGCCGAGCCGGACGCGGTGCGGGAGATCCTGGAGGCGTGCGCGGGCCTGCCGCTGGCCGTGCGGATCGTCGGGGCGCGGCTGGCGGCCCGGCCGAGCTGGAGCATGGCCCACCTGGCGGCGCGGCTGACCGACGAGAGCAGCCGCCTGCGCGAGCTGCGCGTCGGCGACCTCGCCGTCGCCGCGAGTTTCGCGCTCTCCTACGCCTCGGTGCGCGAGGCGGACGCGGCGCACGGGTCCGGGCTGGCCCGGACCTTCCGGCTGCTCGGCCTGGTGACCGGCCCGACCATCGGCCTGAGCACCGCGGGCGCGCTGCTCGACCAGCCGCTCGCCACGGTCGAGGAGGCGCTGGAGTCGCTGGTCGACGCCCACCTGCTGGAAGCCGGCCACCCGGGCCGCTACCGGTTCCACGACCTGTTGCGGGCCTACGCCCGGGACGCGGCGCACCAGGAGGAGAGCCCCGAGGTGCGCGACGAGGCCGTGCACCGCCTGCTGGGCTTCTTCCGCGGGGCCACCGCGGCCGCGGCCGCCCAGCTGAACCCGGGCCGCAAGGACCTGGCGGCCGACGACGAGGACGGCAGCGGCGGCAGCGGCGGGGGCGCCGCCGAGCGGCTGCCGTTCCCCGACCGGGCGGCCGCGGTGCACTGGTTGGACGGCGAGCGGGCCAACCTGCTCGCCGCCTGCCGCCAGGCCGCCCACCTCGGCCTGGACTCCTTCACCTGGCAGCTGGCCCGCAACATGGCGCAGTACTTCCGGCTCGGCGGCCACGTCGACGAGTACGTCGACAGCCACCTGCTGGCCGTCGCCGCCACCAGGCGGCTCGGTGACCGGGCGGCGGAGTTCGTCTGCCTCGCCAACCTCGCCATGCCGTACTGGCAGTCCGGCCGCTACCCGGAGGCGGCCGACGCCCTGACCCGCAGTCATGCGCTCGCCGTCGAGCTGGGCGACGCCGGCGGCCAGGCCGCCTGCCTGATCCGGCTCGGCGTGGTGCACGCCGCCGGCGGCGACCCGGAGCGGGCCATCGAGAGCTTCCGCGCGGCGCTGCCGGTCCTGCACGAACTCGGCGACCTGCGCGACGAGGCGAACGCGCTCGCCAACCTCGGCTACACCCTGGGCCTGGTCGGGCGCCACGACCAGGCGCTGGAGGTGCTGGACCGGGCCGTGGCGGTCTCCCGGGAGGCAGGCGAACGGCGCAGCGAGGGCCACGCGTTGATCGGCCTCGGCCAGACCCTGGGTGCCCTCGACCGGCTCGGCGAGGCGCTGGACCGGCTGCGCCAGGGGCTGGCGGCGGTGCGGGAGTGCAAGGACCTGGCAGGGGAGACCGAGGCGCTGGTCGAGATGGCGGAGACCCTGCGCCGCCTCCAGGTGCCGGGCGCGGCCCTCGAACACGCCAACCGGGCCCTGGAACTGATGCGATCTCAGGAGAATCGGCCCGAGTTGCGCGCCACGGTGCACCGCACGCTCGGCCTGATCCACCAGGAGGGCGGCGACCGGCGCCAGGCGGCCGAGCACCAGCGCCTGGCCCGGGAGCTGACCGAGCGGCTGGGCGGTCCGGCGCCGGCGGCCACCCTCGACGCCGTCGTGAACTCGGCCTCCAGGAGCGGCAGCTGA
- a CDS encoding IMP cyclohydrolase, with amino-acid sequence MDELGAVLAANQYPGRGVLWGRTGDGAVVGAYFLTGRSPASKARELRRVDGELVVAATGTGEHDHLRHYTAVRHGGELLVYGNGEQVATVAGRLDQGAAPAAALDGLDYEPDPPIFTPRLTVVADGRGTGRAWFGAARRSAGGRSVTDRLQLQVSAPDPGEAVLMTTYQYDGTELRTGAPFVEVRLEAADQQQLLSAIWDALPAQLRVAATVFAPDRVDEALIAIPTTG; translated from the coding sequence GTGGACGAGCTCGGTGCCGTGCTGGCGGCCAATCAGTACCCGGGGCGCGGCGTGCTCTGGGGCCGCACCGGCGACGGGGCGGTGGTCGGCGCCTACTTCCTGACCGGCCGCAGCCCCGCCTCCAAGGCGCGCGAGCTGCGCCGGGTGGACGGCGAGCTGGTGGTCGCGGCGACGGGCACGGGCGAGCACGACCACCTGCGGCACTACACGGCCGTGCGGCACGGCGGCGAGCTGCTGGTGTACGGCAACGGCGAGCAGGTGGCCACCGTCGCGGGCCGGTTGGACCAGGGCGCGGCCCCGGCGGCTGCCCTGGACGGCCTGGACTACGAGCCCGACCCGCCGATCTTCACCCCCCGCCTGACCGTGGTCGCCGACGGCCGCGGCACCGGCCGGGCCTGGTTCGGCGCCGCCCGCCGCAGCGCCGGCGGCCGCAGCGTGACCGACCGGCTGCAGCTCCAGGTGAGCGCGCCGGACCCGGGCGAGGCCGTGCTGATGACCACCTACCAGTACGACGGCACCGAGCTGCGCACCGGTGCGCCGTTCGTCGAGGTCCGTCTGGAGGCGGCCGACCAGCAGCAGCTGCTGTCCGCGATCTGGGATGCCCTGCCCGCCCAACTGCGGGTGGCCGCAACCGTGTTCGCGCCCGACCGGGTCGACGAGGCGCTGATCGCGATTCCGACTACCGGATGA
- a CDS encoding GNAT family N-acetyltransferase, with protein sequence MEIRVATAEDWPRIFPFYASTMAEGRTYAFPLRQTLEEARSWWMEQPPGRTVVAVEGGAVVGSAKMGPNRSGHGAHIGTASFLVDPAHRGRGIGRALGEHVIDWHRAEGFHGIQFNAVVAANAPAVHLWQSLGFEILGTVPEAFAHPDQGLVGLHLMYRKL encoded by the coding sequence ATGGAGATCCGTGTCGCGACGGCCGAGGACTGGCCGCGCATCTTCCCGTTCTACGCCTCGACCATGGCCGAGGGCCGGACCTACGCGTTCCCGCTCCGGCAGACCCTGGAGGAGGCCCGCTCCTGGTGGATGGAGCAGCCGCCCGGGCGCACCGTGGTCGCGGTCGAGGGCGGCGCGGTGGTCGGCTCGGCCAAGATGGGCCCGAACCGGTCGGGCCACGGCGCGCACATCGGCACCGCCTCCTTCCTGGTCGATCCCGCGCACCGGGGCCGGGGCATCGGCCGGGCGCTGGGCGAGCACGTGATCGACTGGCACCGCGCCGAGGGCTTCCACGGCATCCAGTTCAACGCCGTGGTGGCCGCCAACGCCCCGGCCGTGCACCTGTGGCAGTCGCTGGGCTTCGAGATCCTCGGCACCGTGCCGGAGGCCTTCGCCCACCCGGACCAGGGGCTGGTGGGGCTGCACCTGATGTACCGCAAGCTCTGA